From the Planifilum fimeticola genome, the window GTGATGGCCAAGGCGCGCATCGGCCACTTCGTCGAAGCCCGTCTCCTGGAGGCCCTGGGAGTGGACTACATCGACGAGAGCGAAGTGCTCACTCCCGCCGACGAAGTGTACCACATCGACAAGAAGCAATTTACGGTCCCCTTCGTCTGCGGTGCCCGCGATCTGGGCGAAGCCCTGCGCCGGATCGGGGAAGGGGCTTCGATGATCCGGACCAAGGGAGAGCCGGGAACGGGCAACGTGGTCGAGGCGGTGCGCCACATGCGCATGATGATGTCCCAGATCCGCAAGGTGCAGTCCATGTCCCGGGACGAACTGATGGCCGAGGCGAAAAAGCTGGGAGCGCCCTACGATCTGCTGCTGCAGGTGCATGAGACCGGCCGACTTCCCGTGGTCAACTTTGCCGCCGGCGGAATCGCCACTCCGGCGGATGCCGCGCTCATGATGCACCTGGGTGCCGACGGCGTCTTTGTCGGTTCGGGAATCTTCAAATCCGAGAACCCGGAAAAATACGCGAAGGCCATCGTCCAAGCGACGACCCACTACGAAGATTTCGGACTGATCGCCGAGCTGTCCAAGGGGTTGGGATCGGCGATGCCGGG encodes:
- the pdxS gene encoding pyridoxal 5'-phosphate synthase lyase subunit PdxS; protein product: MSANVETRNGTAAGVEKAYETGTDRVKRGMAEMQKGGVIMDVVNAEQAKIAEEAGAVAVMALERVPADIRAAGGVARMADPRVIEEVMNAVSIPVMAKARIGHFVEARLLEALGVDYIDESEVLTPADEVYHIDKKQFTVPFVCGARDLGEALRRIGEGASMIRTKGEPGTGNVVEAVRHMRMMMSQIRKVQSMSRDELMAEAKKLGAPYDLLLQVHETGRLPVVNFAAGGIATPADAALMMHLGADGVFVGSGIFKSENPEKYAKAIVQATTHYEDFGLIAELSKGLGSAMPGIEISTLTEAERMQERGW